The following nucleotide sequence is from Trifolium pratense cultivar HEN17-A07 linkage group LG2, ARS_RC_1.1, whole genome shotgun sequence.
GTTGAAGCACTTAGCACGATTGCACGATTTTCACCAGAGGCATCCTGAATTAACCGGGACATGATTCTCCTGTCGTTGTTGGCCATGTTACTAATGTGAAGGATGTCCCACTTGCAAGCTGACGAAGGACAAATTCCGGACATGAAGCTATCAGACATCCGCTGCGCGAGCATTAAAAAGCCACTCTTGCCAGATGGGCTTATAGCTGGAAAAGAAACATGCCCATCAAAAAGTGTTAAGCTATAGCACAAACACTTTAGATTGAAGGCGTATTTGATGTGTGACATGTGTTAGTGTCCAACACCAACATGTCACCAACACATTCTACATtcaattattatcagtgtcgacGTGTCATACCTGCAGGGTAATCAGATGGTACGGTAAACATTGGGATGGCAAGAGATTCACAATGCCTCTTGAGAGTTGCAACCCATCTATGAGCACCAAATGCGATGCCGGAGTTAACCAATGGACGGTAGATTTGGTGGACAGCACTCTCATCATATTGAGAATGATCCACCCAAGTTATCtgcaacaatttttaaattagCTTCAGTCAATTTTGTTTATTACATAAATTAGATAAACTATAGTTTATACTTGATGACAATAACAGAAATGTTAAAACCTATGATACACATTTCAAAAGTGCTTCAAATTACAAGATTGAGCAGAAAGTACACAACATAGTTATATAAGCAAAGCTTCAAATTACTAATTAAGATGCCAAACCAAACAGAAACAAAGCTTCAAATTACTATTAaaaccaaggttgtcagaaccggaccggtcatcgaaccggcgagctcaccggttcaaggttcaattggtcggaccgggttcaatcggggtcgaaccgtttttaattaaatatatattttaattaatatataaataaaaatataagaataattgctcaatatttcgtaatttcacacattaaaaagataaaatatcacaagtcaaaataaaataaaatttataattcaaaccaaatgaaaaataaatgaaaaacaaaaatcttttctattcctacgacgtcgttgatttgtttcatatttttttttttttttaaaaaaagttaaaacgacgtcgttttgccctatttttttaaaaaaaaataaaaaatctgcaaaaccgcttgaaccgcccggccggttcaccggttcgacccggttcgaccccggttcacgcggttttttgccggtcggtttcctatccgttttttgctcaaaaccgaaccgtttttatgaccggttcacggtccgaccggccggtccggtccggttttgataaccttgattAAAACTATGTAAACTTTGAAGTTATCATATTAAAATAGAACTTTGGATAATACAAAATCAACTAGACAGTATCTTGTGCATTAATTAGTAGCTAGCTAGCTAGATTGGTTATTTAAAAAGGTGGAACAAAGATTTGattcaaaatgaaaattcaAGATACATGAGAATCAATACTCAGTagtataaaaacatatttaaatcatAGGAAAATTAATGTGTAAAATTTGTATATAGATAAGCAGTTACCTGGCAACCATAAGGCATATCCTCCAAAATACATCCAGACGGAAGCCTCTTACAGCTCAAGTTAGGGTTTCCATTGGGACCATCACGATAAAAGTCGATCGGAACATCAACAACAGCCCACTTATTACCTTCAGCATGCTGCTTGCAAAACCTGATGAATCTATATTCTCGAACCGGCACCAACGGAGTAGGCAATTGAATCTCAGCATGCATCTGATCAACAGCATAATTAATTCCAACTTCCatccaaatataaaaaaatcaagcaAATTAATACAATGAAGATCAGACAGATCCATACCAGTTGCATAGATCCATTTCTGGTTCCATTAATTCCATTAGATAATAcatctaatgttttagctttaGCAATTATATATGAAAACATCTTCGACCACCGATCCTATAATATCATAAATCATGGTTTACAATAAATCTCAAGTAAATCAGTTAAACTTGATATAAAATCAAGACAGTTAAATTCCATACCGCATCAAGAAATGTTTCGATCAGTGCAGCAGTGTTGGTGCATAATAGCACAGTCTTTCTTGAAGCTTCAGCTACAAAACCATTTGGTTTCGGAGTATCAAAAGGAGAACGAATCTTTTCGTACTCGTCGCGGTTGAGAACTTCCCTCCCAACCCTCCCACTCTCCAGAGACTTGATCCAAAGATCGGAGTCAGGTTGAGCCAACTTGATAACTTCATCTATAGCAGCTGATGCAAGATCTATAAGCTTAGATCTCTCGTTCTCGGTATCATTTCCGATCATTTCAGAAGTTGGTGCAGTTTCCATAGCTCCATTTTCCATAGCTTCCTTCTTCACACTGTTCTCAGCTCGGAGCAGCTTCTAGGTTTTTTTTATTCTGCGGTGGGAGTGAgatatgtttttttgttggtgaTTTTATCTTAGTATTTATATCAATTTCACaaaatacaatttatattttgtaataatatttttttaaaattaattttttttttattttatttacaatgagctgggaatCGAACTCAAAACCTacaacatactacccaaatccccaaccactagatcaaacctaatgactttaaataaatttaaaactttgattttgtttggatttttttcAAAGCAATAGCAATAATTGTCTTTACTAAAATTCATGAGCTactttgtgtcaaaaaaataaattatgagttACGTACTACGTTGGTTTGTCTCTCGTAGAAAACTCTAACAACATGTtggaaaagtaaataaaaaaaataatgtttacgATCTCTAATAATATGAATAAACTGAGATAAATCATGTTGTACTATGTTGAAGTTGTCAACAACTGTTCTAGAATTGACCTAGAATATGACATTATCAAGACCACGGTTACCATCCAATCCACTTGATAGCTTGTAAAAACCAGACGACGAAATGACAAGAGATTTTGTTTTAAACGAAATTCTCATTGTATTCTCGAATATTACAAATACGAAAACCTGCTCTTTTATTCATAAAAGTTCAATCAATATTaatctctccgtcccaaaatataaataaaaattggtcaaccaaagtagatgtatttggtccaattttttaactaaatacatcaagttttttttgctcattttttcttatattttgggacggaagggtacattttaattttccatTGGTGGCTTCTTCCGCATAggttctgtttggtaaaaaataatgGATAGCTTGTAAGCTAGTTTTTATTTGTGAATAAACTAgctaattgaatttgtagtgatTGGTACAGTTAGCGATTGAACTAGTTTATAAGGATGAAATTAATGGCATAAAAATGATATCtttgattaatatttaatttttttcaagtaagatgataggggtaaaaatggatgaaaaaaatgataagctataaggtcataagctacttgaaatagcgtttgaaaaataagctataagctctttttttaAAACTGTTATCAAACAAagcttttaacttataagctataagctagcttatttatCTTCCCAACCAGAGTCCTAGTCACCGTTTGCTTAGCTACCTGTAGCATCCGTCGATGTTACATCCTCATTTACCTCTTTCCAACTGCATAGATTATAATTatcttaaaattattttgtaatcgTTGAATTACTCACAAAGATAATGCCACATATTGAGCTTTGAGGGAAGTGGAACCAACACAAAGAAAGGGAGGGAACTACGCATGAGGAATGTCGCGAAGAGAGGGTTTTCAATCTTTGATCACCAATTTTTTGAACCCAAAACGACACTTAGAATaatagtatataaaaaaaatactccctccggtccttattataaggaacaatttgaaaaaaatacacataccaagaaaccttatctttcttaataaaaattctaaaattttacaatctattccaaaactaaaactaaccttggtgtattaatttatccttagggaatatatcactctaattaatgcataactttggaatggatacaatttaataagggtaaaaatggaattgtaagaataaatttaatgattgtttcttataaaaaggaccaaattttttttccaaattgttccttataaaaaggaccggagggagtattcaaATTTTGAGGGATGACGTGGCGCTCGTACTGACTCCCGTTATATATGTTTTGCCCTGGGTTACAAAAGTTAGTGGAATCCCTGTGCACGATCAAGACTTCTCCATTTTTTCTAGAGCAAGCTTCGATGTCTCAACCTAGGGTGTGCATGATTTTTGCTTTCCAACATCATGTAGGCGACCTTCCATGGTCAGTTTCGAACTCTAGCTAGCTCCAATAAATTCATCGTTGCATCTACTCATCAATATAATGCGAAAACCCTACAAAATGCGTGTGATATCCCTCGAAAAAAATCTCCCAAAATCTTGTTTAAAGGGAAAGCATACACTAGTACAAAATGGGAATTCCACGTCGGGCAAAAACCACTTTCACGTCGGTTTCGGACCCGACATAAAGACTATCGTCGTTGTAAGTttggggattccacgtcggttcGGTTTTTAACCGAAGTGTGGTATCCtgatttttcaattaatttttattaaaattaatggtGATTCTACGTTGGTTTTATGTTACTACCTGAAATGAAGGGTGTGGATTTCACGTCTGTTTTTTATTACAACCGACGTGGAATCTATTACTTTTTTGTGAATTCTATGAAAAACCTTAACTTTCCATCTTGAACCATCTGTTGAAAGTGCGACTCTAATTTTGAATGGATAGCACTTTTTCGATGAAGTTGACATGGAACTTTCTAAAGAGTCATACTTTCCACCTTTATCACGACCTAAAACCAACTTGTCATTTCTACCTCTTATTCCGTTCTTTTTATCTGACCGAGTAATGATAATACTGACTTTattggcatctccaacatctCGAGCCCATGTAAGAACAACATCTGGTGTAGCAAATTTTTGATCAGTTGTAAAAACATCTGTAGTATCTACCAATATTTAACTTGTATTGTCGATTTGAGCCAtatcagttaaaaaaaaaaagagaaaaataaaattagcaaAACTGCTACAAGcctataccggaacactttttcgTTCTTGTTCAACACACCGGAACACGTATGTAATTACCGTAACACTTTTTTGTATACCGGAGAACTTTTTGTATACCGGGACACTTTTTTGTATACCGGGACACGGTATACAACACAATCGATTTTGCAAATTATAAAACCGGAACGATTTTGAAAAGTGTTTCGGtaagaaactaaaaatttaagtaaactggaacactttgaaaaagaaTTCCGGTAAAGTTAACAAACCTGGAAAAAAACGTACCGGAACACTTGTGATCTCACTCTACCGGAAAAGTTACAAAAtgacaaagtaaaaaataataaaatatacttaAATTTGATAAGGGTAGAATGAGAATATTGAAAAACATGTTGGGTAGatggaagattgttggggtaggaaaaaaaagTCAGGAAGAGAATCTGCTCCATTTTTCTTATATTCAAACACACTTTAGCCTCACAAAAGTAAAACATTTTGTGTATATTTGGTTAtacaatgataaaaaataatgtctCTCACGCCGGCCTAAATTTGTGTCTTTGAATTTTATTCTTTCTTCACAGAGATTAagtcttttaatttttctttcttttgttgtgATATTGTCATCTGAGTGCAGCGTTGTGTTGTTAGTCGTCATTGGTACGACTTTTGATTTCTCGTCTTGTTGCGGTATTCGTTTAGTTCGTATTTGAAAGATcaacttcaatcaattgcagattcaatcaataatttGCGTTTCATCGTTAtagatccggaagcatggacaTTCCGGTGACTTTAAGTTTATCATGTTATTTGTAGGCATtatgccgttgtatgctattaacttggatgttgtgagtttgttcgcagattcattctttttgtttttagcagtGCTGAATTTGTACTTGCATCTGATGTATTCTATCAATAATTGGAATGAATATCGTTGTTATTTTATgtccaaaaaatgataaaaaataattttcaataacTAATCAGTTAAAAGTAGTTCAAATGTTAATTTGTCATTGTATCCATTTacataaaattgaattgaaaaataaatttaaatataaaagtcACACGTATAATTAAAATCTACAAATTCAAACTTcaaatgtaaaataaatttttaaaggtaaatttaattttaattgaccTATCAAACTCTTTTAACTCTTTTCTAACTTAACCAAAGTTCTAGAATAAGTTGAACATACaacaatataatattaaaacttTTAAGAATAATTTACCGTCTATTTAAATCCTACAAAACTTGAAGAAATTTATCTTTACAATTGCATGCAAGCTAACATATATTTttgatcgtgttgaccagaacgatgcgacttcgccggcgtttgcggtggttgagagcgtttgagacccctgttggagcggaggggggttgtgtacctgcaggcactccgacgctcaagtcagtttgtgtgtaaggttttcttagctataaaaaaTGCGtcccttgcaaatgaagtgagatgcatatatatagcccccagcgctgggctaaggcccttgatggcattaatggccatcaagtggctgccggaaaacggcttggaggccttgatgtgcagtaaatgctcatcattccggtttacggccgttacaatacgcaagggtatctgaccgttaggacgtgctcggatggtgtatgtgttcgacaccctctgatgctcgagctcgatgctcggcccagaacaggagccccccaagtcgttatgCTCGTAGGCGAGGGTAATGACTTGAAGCTTTATCGATTCATCTCGATTTACCGAACATACCAGATCCGAGTTGGGAAGCTGAATTTTCGCAGTGTCCCTAtggtcaaagtcaagctttggaaaggGAAAATCGTTTATTCCAAGTGGTCAATCCTAGGATTCTGCAGCCGCCTCTCGCATTTATGGGATGTCAGGTGTGGTGACTGGTCCTTTGGGTGGCAAGTTTTGCTATAAATACTTGCTTATCCTTTGGCTTCTCATATCCTGAGTTTGAAGGCTAGCGATGGATAATAGGgattccaagaaggttgttGCTGATGGCTCTGAGTCTCGAAGAGGGAAAAAGAGAGCGGAAGTTCCTAAGCCTGCACCGGCTCGTTCTCAAAAGGGGAAAGAAGCTAAGGTGATGTTCCCTTCCTCGGATACTTCTGATACCTCTAGTTCCGACGAATCGGCGGATTTCATTGGGGCAGTCGAGGAGTTCCTGAGGGCTCATCAATCTCCCCATCTCTATCCTCCTGGCCCTGCCTCTGGTGAAGGGGGGTCCCAGGTTGGGAAAGAGGCTAAGATATGGCCAGAGGAGGTGCTGTGGACTGATTCGGATTCCGCGATTAGCTCAGGTTCCGAGCACGAGGATTAGGCGCTCAGATCCATTTGTAATTCTCTTCCCTTTGTAATGGactatcattaataaaataattctcttttgattttcCCGAGCATAATTTATTTGCACTCATGCTTTATGTATGCTCTTGATTTAATAATGTCGCTAATTTTCCGAACCATTCCGAGCGGACTTTCGATCGAAAAATTATACTCATTGTTCGAGCATGTTTTCGACTTTACGAATTTGTCGAGGAGCGCGGTGTTCTTATTCGATTGCTGCGGCTTTCCCCGtatttttagcaaagaaataaGGGGAAGGATTCCGAGGATCTTGCGTTTCCTTATTTGGTCGCAATTTTCTCGGGATGTGGTGTCTTGGATTTCgcgagatttgcgcgagcagatgggtgtgacttgaaaggacgagtcgcttcgtTTCCTCTCGCCACGTGTAAAGGCTATGAAACAGCACTCGAGTGGCTATTCTTTGAGATTTGAACTTCAAGGTCGTTTTGGACCGTTGGATTTTCGCGCCTTTCCGTTTCTCCTGGGATCACATCTGGGCCACTTGATCGTGATTGATCCGGACCGTTAGATCGATCCTGTGGTTCAGATGGAAGCGGCGCGAATTTTCCTGTACGGACgcgttggcctatatataggagggaggttTTTCGTTTGAAACTCTACAGTTTCTCACTTACTTTCTCTATCATTTTGCCTTTCCGGTCCAAGCTTTCTCTGGTGTTTCTCTACTACAAACTCCTCATTCCTATCTTCATTTGATCGACAAGTAAGTGTTTTATCCTTTTAATCTTTGgagattttgtttggattttactTTGGATTGTTGTAGATAGTTCGCGCGGTGTAGGGCTGTAGTATGTTTCCTGTGTAGTCTGGGTAGTCTTTTTGAAGGTTGTAGGTGGTGATTAGCACCCTTTTCCCCCCAAAAGAGGGGTTTTTCGCGGTTTTCCGGCGAGAAATCGCTTGTTTTCACCAACTGACGGTTGGGTTTTAGCTTAGAACAGCGTCGAGCACCATATGCATTTCGTGCTCGGGTGTTTACATGAATTTTACGTTCGGGGAGATGATTTGTCACTTTTAGTTTCCGCGTAATCTTTTGTCtgagatcctcgccctttcgcttgatttggcggtggaagggtggatttgaatgtcgaattcatttttccttcctctgctttttcaggttttctAGATGGCTGAGGGATCTCAAGGTGACTTCACGTTCATAGATCAACAGCCTTCCTCATCAATTCGCATCCGAGCCGACGTTTCGTGGGTGGCGGATGAACCCCGAGAGACGGAGTCAGTTTATCAGGATTGCGAGAGTGACATCCCAGAGACGATGTGCACGGATATTCAGACTCCTCCTACCGAAGACTTCGAGGTGCGGATTCCCACTGCTCGCCACCGGATCTGCGGCAATTGGGCTTGGGGAACGATCCCCATGTACGAGATTGCTTTCAAGCATCTGGGAATTCGGCTGCCCTTCACAGATCTGGAGGTGTCCATCTTTCGTCATCTTCGGTTGGCTCCCTCTCAACTTCACCCGAACTCATTGGCCTTTATCAAGGCTTTTGAAAAAACTGCCGAGTATTTGGGTTTGGGCCCCACCTTGCCTTTATTTTTCTACCATTTTGGCCTTCAACGGAGCTGTCCTCGGGGGGAACGGGCGAAAGGGAAGCTCGTGAAGGGAGCCCCGGTACCGGATGCCAAGCATGgatgggtttctttgaggcaacggaAACACCTCTTTGACATGTTCGACGAGTCGGTACGGGGGTTTAAGTCCGTCTTCTATGGAGTTAGGCCAATAACGACGAAAGGTTGGAACAATTTCGTTCGTAGGGGGCATCGAATTGATGAGCTGGGACAGGAAGTGCTTGACGAGCAGGGACTCCCTATCGAGGAGGATTTTGCCAGATTTCCTTTCTATTGGCGCAGGGATCATTATTCCATGTCGACCAAGGAATTTGTGTTTACGCTGGGAGCGTTGTCAGCTGAGGAGAGAGCtgactataaaaaattattagagtttgTGGAGGGCTTGCCTCCGTTCCTTCTGAGTGACTCGAATGGCGAGCCTTTGCTTGGGGAAGATGGTCGAAGGTTGACCTGCCCGAAGGTGATCGCCACGAAAGAGTTGCTCGCTTGCGACACCTCAGAGGAATTGACCGttttttggagtatgctcgtagctttcttttatttatttcttaccAACTGTTTTTACTTCTTTTACTTGCTTGCATTTTTACTTGCTCGCCTTCTGTTTTGCTAACCGTTGCTCTGATTTGCGTAGGTACAATGACCAGTGGATCTGCCGCTCTTCGCAAAGCTCGTGCCGCCAAGAACAAGAGGGAGGCGAGCAGTGCTGCTACAACTTCTTCTGCCCCTCAGTCTCCCACAGCTTCCAACGTGGATCGCTCGAAGAGGACTCGACTGGAGGAGGAAACCTCTTCTCGACAGGATCATGTGATCGTGGATCTTTCTGGCCAGGATGATCCTCCTCTTCCCGGTCCCCACAAGTTGACTGCTGGGCTTCCTGCTGACGATTTTGTCCTCCCTCCACTTTATGCTCATGGCGAGCTACTGACCGGAGCTACCAAAGTGAAGATTAATCCCGCGGATGAAGCCATCCTATCGGATATGGGTCCTGAGGTTCTTCGTGCCGAGATAGCTGCCCAATCCATGGCTCTACTCAAATTGGTCGAAATGGCGACTTTTTTGAATGGTCGGGAGTGCAAGTATTTGGAGGAGAGGGATGAAGCTCGCAAGGAGTTGCCTTCGTTGCAGCGGAGGTTGGCAGAATCCGAGGCCTCCTGCGAGGTGTTCAGGGAGGAGCGTAAGACCCTCTCGGCCAACCTTAAGGAAGCGGAGGATAGGCTCAAGACAGTTTCAGAGGAGAGGGACAGCGCTGTGCAGAAGGTTGAGGAACAGAAGGCTATGATCGGCGAGTTGACAGGGAAGTTGGAGAGGCTTCAAGTCACCGGGGTCGTTGAAGATCGGGAGAAGGAGCTCGATCCTCAAGGGGAGTATGCTTCCTCCTCTCGTGCTGATATGCTCGCCAAGATCCAGGAGCTTGAGTCGAACATGGTGGCTGCTGCAGCTTTTAGCTTTAACAACGCAGTGGCTCAGCTTAGGATTCTCAACCCCGGTTTGAACGAAGAGGGTTTAGATGAGGAGAAGGAGGTGAGAGATGGAGCCATTGTCACCCCtcctgatgatgatgaagtgtaaatttgtttttcttctttttattttgtccGGGCGTTTGCCCTTCTGATGTAATCGACAATTATGGCCCCTCGGGGTCTTTAACTATCAGTACTTTAATTTATCCACCTGCTCTTTTACTTTTATCTCTTCTAGATTTAGGGTTTGTATGGCGACGTTTTTAATTTCCTCTGAATGTTCGAACCGATCGTTTATACGCTCGACGCTTTTAAGCTTATGCTTTGATTGTCTTTTTGTTTGCGCTCGACCAATTTTGAGGTTTTTAACTTGgtaattttccaaacattctatacgcCGAACTATTTGTttcttcgcgctagtgtgtgtttggatggTGGTCATCGTTGTGGTAGCTGGTACCATTTGATGCCGGGCTTAGAAGGTGcggggaaccattctaagtgtttggagatgttaatccaaactaacaacgaggagaggggctgttgttaagctttcctcctcggggtgtgaacatcccatcgcgagctggggttctaccgggcgTGTACTACGACGATGGTGCTCCGTGGTCTAGAGCTttcctcgccaacatcatcgagcTCAAGACgtctcgactttgttttatattttaagattcatgcccgtacctaagcactcctccgttgtataggcgtgtttctcatgggcgaagacacagccttcgtTGAGGGATGGTTTTGACCTTCTctcaactgtagtattgtttgagcttttcggcattccaaggtcggggaatttcttttccgtaaagatcttccaaataataggcaccgttttcggttttggctcgaacacgataaggtccctcccaatttgccgcgagtttaCCTTCACGAGAATCTTTTTGGTTGCGTCGGAGTACTAGTGTCCCAACGTCAAATTCTCGCTTGATGACCTTTTTGTCGTGCCgctttgctattttttgtttcaaagtagcttctcggagggctgcgccgtctcggagttcttccaagaggtcgagctcctctctgagcatttcatggttgtcttccccttcgaggggtacttctgttcggaaggaggatgctccggtttctactggaattacggcctctgttccgtacgtcagtcggaaaggcgtttctcccgttgtagaatgtggagtggttCGGTAAGACCAGAGTACGCTGTGTAGTTCCTCTGTCCATTTTCCCTTTGCTTCATCCAACCTTCTTTTGAGTCCTCGTAGTATAACCCTGTTCGCAGCTTCGGCTTGTCCGTTcgtttgagggtgttcgacagaggtgaaatgttgggttgtacctatttttgccataaattctcgcactttcttgtccgtgaattgagtcccgttatctgtaatgacaacttgagggatcccaaatctcgcaagtatattgcgtttgaaaaatcgcaacacgttgaatgttgtgatgtgggcgagaggttcggcttcgatccacttcgtgaagtagtcgacagctactattaggtatttattttgtcctgctgccgttggaaacggtcctaagaggtccatcccccaccaagaaaacggccacggggacgatagcgttcttagctcgtttggaggggccaagtgcatatccccgtgacgttggcatttgtcacattttttgacatgctcttttgcgtctgcttgcatggtaggccaatagaatcctgctcgcaaggcctttctggccaaggagcgtccaccGATGTGTTGACCGTTTATTCCTTCGTGGATCTCGCCGAGGATCGAGGCTACCTCGCTTTCCTCGACACACCTTAGcagagggatggaaaatcctcggcggtacatttttccatttaggaTTACATATGCGCAGGCTCTCCTTTTTACCTTAGCCGCCTCCTTCTTATCAATTGGGAGGTTTCCAGTGTTCAGAAATTcgaacacgggtgtcatccagctgttggcgtcgatctcgcatatcaggaatacctcggtGGGTTTTACTATGCTTGGTTTGGACAGCGTTTCCTGAATAAGTGATTGATTTCCGcccttctttttcttagtgcttgcgagctttgataagatatctgctcttgcattgtgttcgcgaggaacgtgcttgatttcggtttgtctgaatttggttaatttttctttgatcaagtttaaatattccgtgagtcgctcgtcttttgtttggtattccccggttatttgtgatgcgacgagctgtgagtccgtgaatattttaatttcctcagcttccatatc
It contains:
- the LOC123905942 gene encoding homeobox-leucine zipper protein HDG1-like gives rise to the protein MENGAMETAPTSEMIGNDTENERSKLIDLASAAIDEVIKLAQPDSDLWIKSLESGRVGREVLNRDEYEKIRSPFDTPKPNGFVAEASRKTVLLCTNTAALIETFLDADRWSKMFSYIIAKAKTLDVLSNGINGTRNGSMQLMHAEIQLPTPLVPVREYRFIRFCKQHAEGNKWAVVDVPIDFYRDGPNGNPNLSCKRLPSGCILEDMPYGCQITWVDHSQYDESAVHQIYRPLVNSGIAFGAHRWVATLKRHCESLAIPMFTVPSDYPAAISPSGKSGFLMLAQRMSDSFMSGICPSSACKWDILHISNMANNDRRIMSRLIQDASGENRAIVLSASTSVWMPVSRQKMFYFLRDARMRGRWDGLSNSESMEEIVRIPKGQFGDSVSIIGAAAGKGNKSNFLYLQDSWIDSSGAMVIYSPISMESYNMVMSNGEDASFIPVLPSGFSILPDGNSSNKTMVRSDGSGSSGSGGNIGCLLTVGLQMLLISSRQSSKLTNESIVTVNEIISCTIQKIKNALGVA